The following coding sequences are from one Limisphaera ngatamarikiensis window:
- a CDS encoding glycoside hydrolase family 36 protein, translating into MNAGLGWIARARADICAGAMGILCLLPCGVLVAAAGPGPVAISNEVLTVQWDPTAGCIMLARQPEGGEFLRVRPGGPAVVGVERREVQDADLGRGQALELRQAGGGRFRLELYPGHAFVFGRVTYPSSMFEDGWLRRWELWEGTVSVATDPGAWRVLGTGGLASPDRSAGSYVWLAVARPQSRSGLVLGWITQDRGSGVWFPSQTTSGIEVRARLDYGRVQLDPGVEVRSETWAAGWFEDARLGLEQWADLVALRYRIRLPSQPSGYCTWYSRPHGGASDEVHLKQLAELAARELAPFGFQVVQIDDRWQAGFSTNGPRRNFTTHDPRGPYPSGMKAAADHLRSLGLVPGLWFMPFAGTWYDPWFAPHQDWFVRREDGSPYETVWGGTCLDLTHPGARDHVEAVTRRIVHEWGFRYLKLDGLWTGSATRQQYINSGYKEDFMGDARFHDPRRSNLEVLRDGLKLVRAAAGPDVFLLGCNAAQNMRAYAAAIGCVDAMRVGPDNGPEWDRLIRGPLFSSRQYFLNGRVWYNDPDPVYVRSAVPLEQARLICSWVNLSGNLWMNSDWLPDLPPERLDILKRTLPPHGHLARPVDLFEREPARIWVVRENSAGTGRVVVGLFNWDAEPWKADVPLAGLGLDPTRPWETYEFWEDRPGGRVQTRLQWEVPARACRVLMFRPAADHPQVLSTSRHVTQGLVDVQGETWEQSSRSLSGRSAIVRGDPYELRIVLPETTSFTDLPRVEIVLVTASGETFPVTPEPVRREGRLLRVRWRPDQGGTVRWRVQWP; encoded by the coding sequence GTGAACGCCGGGTTGGGATGGATCGCGAGGGCACGGGCAGACATCTGCGCGGGTGCGATGGGAATCCTCTGCCTTTTGCCGTGCGGGGTTTTGGTCGCCGCGGCCGGTCCGGGGCCCGTGGCCATCAGCAATGAGGTTTTGACCGTGCAGTGGGATCCGACCGCCGGATGCATCATGCTGGCGCGGCAACCGGAGGGCGGGGAGTTTTTGCGGGTGCGGCCGGGTGGCCCGGCGGTCGTGGGCGTCGAACGCAGGGAAGTACAGGATGCGGATCTGGGCCGGGGCCAGGCGTTGGAGCTGCGCCAGGCCGGGGGCGGCCGGTTTCGGCTCGAGCTTTATCCCGGCCACGCTTTTGTGTTTGGTCGGGTCACATATCCGTCTTCGATGTTTGAGGACGGGTGGCTGCGGCGGTGGGAGCTTTGGGAGGGGACGGTTTCTGTGGCCACCGATCCCGGGGCATGGCGTGTGCTCGGGACCGGGGGGTTGGCGTCTCCGGATCGGAGTGCGGGTTCGTACGTGTGGCTGGCGGTGGCGCGGCCGCAGTCGCGGTCCGGCCTGGTGCTGGGATGGATCACGCAGGACCGGGGCAGCGGGGTATGGTTTCCGTCGCAGACGACCAGCGGCATCGAGGTTCGTGCCCGACTCGATTATGGTCGGGTTCAACTCGACCCGGGCGTGGAGGTCCGGTCGGAAACCTGGGCTGCGGGCTGGTTCGAGGACGCGCGGCTCGGTCTGGAACAGTGGGCCGACCTTGTGGCGCTGCGGTACCGGATCCGGTTACCGTCCCAACCTTCGGGCTATTGCACGTGGTATTCGAGACCCCACGGCGGTGCGTCGGACGAGGTGCACCTGAAGCAACTGGCCGAACTGGCCGCCCGTGAACTGGCTCCGTTCGGTTTCCAGGTGGTTCAGATTGACGACCGGTGGCAGGCCGGCTTTTCCACCAACGGGCCCCGCCGCAATTTCACCACCCACGATCCCCGGGGGCCTTATCCGTCGGGCATGAAAGCGGCCGCCGACCACCTGCGCAGTCTGGGGCTTGTGCCCGGGCTCTGGTTCATGCCCTTTGCGGGTACGTGGTATGATCCCTGGTTTGCGCCGCACCAGGACTGGTTCGTGCGCCGTGAAGACGGTTCGCCCTATGAAACCGTTTGGGGCGGGACCTGCCTGGACCTGACCCATCCCGGGGCGCGCGACCATGTCGAGGCGGTCACGCGCCGCATTGTGCACGAGTGGGGGTTCCGATACCTCAAACTGGACGGGCTGTGGACCGGCAGCGCCACCCGCCAGCAATACATCAACAGCGGGTACAAGGAGGATTTCATGGGAGACGCGCGGTTCCATGACCCGCGCCGATCGAATCTCGAGGTGCTGCGGGACGGACTCAAGCTGGTCCGTGCCGCCGCCGGTCCGGACGTATTCCTGCTGGGCTGCAATGCGGCCCAAAACATGCGGGCCTATGCGGCGGCCATCGGTTGCGTGGATGCCATGCGAGTGGGACCGGACAACGGCCCCGAATGGGACCGGCTGATCCGCGGTCCGCTGTTCAGCTCGCGCCAGTACTTTCTCAACGGCCGCGTCTGGTACAACGACCCCGACCCGGTGTACGTGCGGTCGGCGGTGCCTCTCGAACAGGCGCGTCTGATCTGTTCCTGGGTCAACCTCAGCGGCAACCTGTGGATGAACAGTGACTGGCTGCCGGACCTGCCTCCGGAAAGACTCGACATCCTCAAGCGCACCCTGCCGCCCCACGGACATCTTGCCCGGCCTGTGGACCTGTTCGAGCGCGAACCTGCACGCATCTGGGTGGTCCGGGAAAATTCGGCGGGCACCGGGCGCGTGGTTGTGGGCCTGTTCAACTGGGACGCCGAGCCCTGGAAAGCCGATGTTCCACTGGCCGGGCTCGGGCTGGATCCGACGCGACCCTGGGAAACGTATGAATTTTGGGAAGACCGCCCGGGCGGTCGGGTGCAAACCCGGTTGCAGTGGGAAGTTCCGGCCCGGGCGTGTCGTGTACTGATGTTTCGCCCGGCTGCAGATCATCCCCAGGTGCTCAGCACTTCCCGGCACGTGACCCAGGGCTTGGTGGACGTGCAGGGTGAAACCTGGGAGCAAAGCAGCCGCAGCCTTTCGGGTCGGAGCGCCATCGTTCGTGGGGACCCCTACGAACTGCGCATTGTGCTGCCGGAAACCACTTCCTTCACCGACCTGCCGCGCGTGGAGATCGTTCTCGTCACGGCCTCGGGTGAGACTTTCCCGGTGACACCGGAACCGGTCCGGCGCGAGGGCCGTCTCCTGCGGGTGCGGTGGCGTCCCGATCAGGGAGGGACCGTTCGCTGGCGCGTGCAGTGGCCGTGA
- a CDS encoding metallopeptidase family protein: MQPCWQRLRQLAEAEVEATLEALPEPLRARAREVPVTFERRPGRELREEGYAPDTLGMFTGAPYGEEGLVPLPPQILLFLLNLWEFAGGDEEAFREEVRTTYLHELGHYLGLSEDELTERGLE; this comes from the coding sequence CAGCTGGCGGAAGCGGAGGTGGAGGCCACGCTGGAAGCGTTGCCCGAGCCGCTGCGGGCCCGGGCGCGGGAAGTGCCGGTCACGTTCGAGCGCCGGCCCGGCAGGGAACTCCGGGAGGAGGGTTACGCGCCGGATACCCTGGGCATGTTCACCGGTGCACCGTACGGCGAGGAGGGACTTGTGCCGTTGCCGCCGCAGATTTTGTTGTTCCTGCTCAATCTCTGGGAATTTGCCGGCGGTGACGAGGAGGCCTTTCGCGAGGAGGTCCGAACCACGTACCTGCACGAACTGGGGCATTACCTTGGCTTGAGCGAGGACGAGCTGACCGAGCGCGGCCTGGAATGA
- a CDS encoding Gfo/Idh/MocA family protein, translating into MKTNRSQPRRISRRTFLSTAAAAVAFPTIIPASALGANGRPAPSERITMGIVGWGMQGPSNTRGFLVEKDCQVVAACDVHKGRLQAAVDTINRHYGNKDCKAYTDFREMFARKDIDAVMLAVPDNWHGIMSVEAARQGKDIYGEKPLARTIAEQQAIVRAVRQYGRIWQTGSWQRSERHFRYACEIVRNGLIGKIQRVEVGLPAGHHDFAGTLKAFQEKMARIPGAPRNPAEVVPGTPAWEAAVSDPPPELDWDMWLGPSQMEPYIEVRAHMNWRWNYNVGGGQLLDWIGHHCDIAHWGLGNDDQIGPLEIEGVGEFPPAKAIWNTCTRYRLTARYPGGIEVVIAGGHEDIRSGTKWIGTDGWVWVNRGNAFESSNPEWNERRSLPDDLRKVKLYESPGHFRNFLDCVKSRKPTITPVEVAHRSAIPGHLGLIALLLGRKIRWDPNKEIILGDPQASRLLSRELRAPWRLT; encoded by the coding sequence GATCAGCCGACGTACCTTCCTTTCCACGGCGGCCGCAGCCGTGGCGTTTCCCACCATCATCCCTGCCAGCGCCCTGGGAGCCAACGGCCGACCTGCACCGTCCGAGCGGATCACCATGGGAATTGTGGGCTGGGGCATGCAGGGGCCCAGCAACACCCGCGGGTTTCTGGTCGAGAAAGATTGCCAGGTGGTGGCCGCCTGTGACGTTCACAAGGGCCGTTTGCAAGCGGCCGTGGACACCATCAACCGCCACTACGGTAACAAGGACTGCAAGGCTTACACCGATTTCCGGGAGATGTTCGCCCGCAAGGACATTGACGCGGTGATGTTGGCGGTGCCGGACAACTGGCACGGGATCATGTCGGTGGAGGCGGCACGGCAGGGCAAGGACATCTACGGAGAAAAGCCCCTGGCCCGGACCATCGCGGAACAACAGGCCATCGTGCGGGCCGTGCGCCAGTACGGTCGGATCTGGCAGACCGGTTCCTGGCAACGCTCGGAACGACACTTCCGCTACGCCTGCGAGATTGTGCGAAACGGTTTGATCGGCAAAATCCAGCGGGTCGAGGTGGGCCTGCCGGCGGGACATCACGATTTCGCCGGCACGCTGAAGGCTTTCCAGGAAAAGATGGCTCGCATCCCCGGCGCACCTCGGAACCCGGCGGAGGTCGTGCCCGGCACACCGGCCTGGGAGGCCGCCGTGTCCGATCCACCACCGGAGCTGGACTGGGACATGTGGCTCGGCCCCTCGCAGATGGAACCCTACATCGAGGTCCGGGCGCACATGAACTGGCGCTGGAACTACAACGTGGGCGGCGGCCAGTTGCTGGACTGGATCGGGCACCACTGCGACATCGCCCATTGGGGCCTGGGCAATGACGACCAGATCGGCCCGCTGGAGATCGAGGGCGTGGGCGAGTTTCCCCCGGCGAAGGCGATTTGGAACACCTGTACCCGATACCGTCTCACCGCCAGGTATCCGGGAGGCATCGAGGTCGTGATCGCCGGGGGCCACGAGGACATCCGCAGCGGCACCAAATGGATCGGAACCGACGGTTGGGTGTGGGTCAACCGCGGCAACGCCTTTGAGTCGTCCAACCCCGAGTGGAACGAACGCCGCTCCCTGCCCGACGACCTCCGGAAGGTCAAGCTCTACGAGTCCCCGGGACACTTCCGAAACTTCCTGGACTGCGTCAAATCCCGGAAACCCACGATCACACCGGTCGAAGTGGCGCATCGTTCGGCCATCCCCGGCCATCTCGGGCTGATCGCGTTACTGCTGGGTCGAAAGATCCGCTGGGACCCCAACAAGGAGATCATCCTGGGCGATCCGCAGGCCAGCCGACTGCTTTCGCGGGAGCTGCGGGCGCCGTGGCGTCTGACCTGA